One segment of Nostoc flagelliforme CCNUN1 DNA contains the following:
- a CDS encoding transposase family protein, with product MILTYFEGNKKSSITTKCLKGIKLYLGGKNISTPQKKPRKGELTSEQKARNKEFSSKRIFVEHVIRLVKIFRVAQQRFPLNSQSYEQVILTICGLVRLRIGSLVLPIS from the coding sequence GTGATATTAACTTATTTCGAGGGCAACAAGAAAAGTTCGATAACAACCAAATGTTTGAAGGGGATAAAGCTTTATCTTGGAGGAAAGAATATTAGCACACCTCAGAAGAAACCACGTAAAGGAGAATTAACCTCAGAACAAAAGGCACGAAACAAAGAGTTTTCTAGCAAGCGTATTTTTGTTGAACACGTCATTAGACTTGTAAAAATATTCCGGGTAGCTCAACAAAGATTTCCTCTAAATTCCCAAAGTTACGAACAAGTAATTCTTACTATTTGTGGTTTGGTTAGATTAAGAATTGGTTCATTAGTTTTGCCCATTTCATAA